CTATGCATGTATAAAAGGCTTCAACCTTCGAAGTGGCAGGGACACAAAAACTCAACCCACAGATAGGTGGATGGAGGCCATTGTATGTGCAACACATGGAGCCATGGGCTCCGTGCTACGGAAGCTGGGTGCTTTGCTCTCTGATGAGTATAAACTTCTCAGAAGTGTGAAAGGTGATGTCATGTTCCTTAAAGCTGAGCTTGAGAGCATGCATGCTTTTCTCAAGATGATGTCCGAGGTTGAGGATCCTGATGAGATGTCCAAGTGCTGGATTAAGGAGGTACGAGAGCTGTCCTACAACATAGAGTATGGCATCGACAGTTTCATGCTGTCCCCGTGTGGCGAATCCAGCCGCAAACCCCGTGGCTTCAAGGGACGCCTCAGCAGGTGCATGGATATAATGACAAATTCCAAGACGCGCCATTGCATTGCCAAGAAAATCAAAGTTCTCAAGCAAGATGCTATTGAGGTTAGCAGTCGGCGGGCGAGGTACAAGGTTGATGATGTTGTCTCGAAGCCGAGCAGGATAAGCATAGATCCCCGCTTACCAGCATTTTTCACCGAGGTGAAGAGGCTCGTTGGCATTGATGGCCCAAAGGATAAACTCATCAAGTTGCTAACTGAAGGGGAAGTTGCAATTGCACAGCAGCTAAAGGTGGTGTCCATTGTTGGAATTGGGGGCCTTGGAAAGACTACTCTTGCTAATCAAGTGTACCAGAAGCTGGAAGGGCAATTTGAATGTCAAGCTTTCGTGTCAGTGTCCCAAAAACCCGACTTGAAGAAGATTTTGAGAAATATACTCTCTCAGATCTGCTGTCAAGAGCGTGTCAGCAACGAAGAATGGGATGAGCAGCAACTCATCAACACAATAAGACAGTTCCTCAAGCATAAAAGGTGTGCCTTATTTACTCATAACAATCTTATTTCGGAAATGTCATCACTAATTTATTATACATTCATATGAACTTTGTGTTAGTGCTACATCAGCTTTATCTGTAGGATAATATATGTACACTATTCTtactagttactagtactactagttactagcACTACTGCTATTCACTGGTTGCAGCTCTAGGAATACATGTTCTAATTTGTaaagtttgtgataggtacttcaTAGTAATCGATGATATATGGGGCACCCCAGCATGGAGAGCAATCAAATGTGCTTTTCCTGAAAATAGTTCTTCCAGCAGAATACTGACAACAACACGTATCGTCACAGTAGCCAAGTATTGTAGCTCTCAGAACCATGATCATGTGTATGAAATAAAGCCTCTTAGTGCAACTCACTCTAAGAGCTTATTTTTCAAACGAGCATTTGGCTGTGAAGGTGGATGCCCTCTTCAACTGAGGGAAGTTTCAGATGAAATATTAAAAAAATGTGGCGGCTTGCCGTTGGCAATCATTACAGTAGCTAGCTTATTGGCAAATAAAGCTAGTACCAGAGAAGAATGGCTGAGAATACGGAATTCTCTTGGTTCAGCACTTGAAAAGGATTTAGACATGGAAGAGATGAAGAAGATATTGTTCCTTAGTTACAATGATCTCCCCTACCATTTGAAGACATGTTTGCTATATCTAAGTATATTCCCtgaagattatgtgatcaagagGGATCAGCTGGTAAGGAGATGGATCGCGGAAGGTTTTATCATTGTAGAAGGTGGACAGGATCTGGAGGAAGTAGGAGAAGGCTATTTCAGCGATCTGATAAACAGAAGCTTGATTGAACCAGTTGAAATCCAGTATGATGGCCGAGCTGATGCTTGTCGTGTCCATGATATGATTCTTGACCTAATTATATCCAAGTCAATTGAAGAAAATTTTGTAACCTTATCTGGTGACAGCAAACATAACTCACTTCCATATGATAAGGTTCACCGACTATCCCTGAACTATCATGCTCAAGAACATACTATGGTACCATCGAACATGGTTGTCTCTCATGTTAGATCCCTCACTATCTTTGGATGTGCCGAAGCTGAACACATGCTTTGTCTTTCAAACTTTCAATCCGTAAGAGTGTTAGATATAGAAAATAGAGAGGTGTTGGAACACAAATATCTTAAACACATAAGCAGGCTTTCTCAGCTGAAGTACCTTCGACTCAATGTTAGAAGAATCACTGCACTTCctgaacaacttggagaattgcaGAATTTACAGACCTTAGACTTAAGATGGACATGGGTAAAGAAGTTGCCAGCTAGTATTGTTCAACTACAGCAACTGGCATGTCTGTTAGTTAACAGTGCAGAGTTGCCCGAAGGGATTGGGAATATGCGAGCTCTACGGGAATTATCAGAGATTGAAATCAACCAGAATACCTGGCTGACCTCTTTGCAGGAGCTGGGCAGTCTGGCCAAACTAAGAATACTTGAGCTGAACCTGAATTGGCACATAAGTAGTACAAACAGTGACATGAAAGCTTATGCAGATAACTTGGTCGTGTCTCTTTGCAAACTAGGCATGCTCAACCTTCGTTCGATACAAATTCAGAGCTACCATTCTTGTTCCCTTGATTTCTTAATTGACTCTTGGTTTCCTCCTCCTCATCTACTCCAGAGATTTGA
This window of the Triticum aestivum cultivar Chinese Spring chromosome 5D, IWGSC CS RefSeq v2.1, whole genome shotgun sequence genome carries:
- the LOC123119740 gene encoding disease resistance protein PIK6-NP → MEAIVCATHGAMGSVLRKLGALLSDEYKLLRSVKGDVMFLKAELESMHAFLKMMSEVEDPDEMSKCWIKEVRELSYNIEYGIDSFMLSPCGESSRKPRGFKGRLSRCMDIMTNSKTRHCIAKKIKVLKQDAIEVSSRRARYKVDDVVSKPSRISIDPRLPAFFTEVKRLVGIDGPKDKLIKLLTEGEVAIAQQLKVVSIVGIGGLGKTTLANQVYQKLEGQFECQAFVSVSQKPDLKKILRNILSQICCQERVSNEEWDEQQLINTIRQFLKHKRYFIVIDDIWGTPAWRAIKCAFPENSSSSRILTTTRIVTVAKYCSSQNHDHVYEIKPLSATHSKSLFFKRAFGCEGGCPLQLREVSDEILKKCGGLPLAIITVASLLANKASTREEWLRIRNSLGSALEKDLDMEEMKKILFLSYNDLPYHLKTCLLYLSIFPEDYVIKRDQLVRRWIAEGFIIVEGGQDLEEVGEGYFSDLINRSLIEPVEIQYDGRADACRVHDMILDLIISKSIEENFVTLSGDSKHNSLPYDKVHRLSLNYHAQEHTMVPSNMVVSHVRSLTIFGCAEAEHMLCLSNFQSVRVLDIENREVLEHKYLKHISRLSQLKYLRLNVRRITALPEQLGELQNLQTLDLRWTWVKKLPASIVQLQQLACLLVNSAELPEGIGNMRALRELSEIEINQNTWLTSLQELGSLAKLRILELNLNWHISSTNSDMKAYADNLVVSLCKLGMLNLRSIQIQSYHSCSLDFLIDSWFPPPHLLQRFEMNINYYFPRIPKWIVSLDHLSYLSINVNPVDEETFRVLGNLPSLLFLWISSRTARPEERLIISSNVFRFLKEFYFTCWDSGTGLVFEAGAMPELEKLRVPFNAHAVFPLSGGLDFGIQNLCSLKHLHVEIVCYSAKVREVEALEDAVKNAAGCLSDELTLEVSRWDEEEIVKDGDHKLAEEVDSDN